The Silene latifolia isolate original U9 population chromosome X, ASM4854445v1, whole genome shotgun sequence genome contains the following window.
GCTGCATTTACGGCCTCAATTCTGCCCCGGACTTGCTCATGGAGCTTCAACATTGCTTTCAACTTGGACTCGGCATCTTTATGCACCAACTCATCTTTAGGCAACGGAATTAAATCCAAAGGAAGGTAAGGATTAATACCGTATACAATTTCAAACGGTGAATGACCCGTAGCATGAGTAGGCGACCTGTTATAAGCAAATTCTGCATGAGAAAGCTTGAGATCCCAATCCTTTTGTGTCTTGCTCACAAGCCCACGCAACAAGGTACCCAAAGTACGATTTGTGACTTCGGTTTGCCCATCCgtttgaggatggtgagaggTACTAAACAGCAACTTTGTACCCACTTTCCTCCATAATGTATTCCAAAAGTAGCTCAAGAATTTAGAATCCCGATCCGACACAATAGTCTTTGGAATGCCATGTAACCTCACAATTTCCCGATAGTATAAATCAGCCACATTAGAAGCATCATCGGTTTTATGGCAAGCAACAAAATGAGCCATCTTGGAAAAACGATCAACCACCACCATGATAGCATCCTTACCATGTTGAGTGCGTGgcaaagcaacaatgaaatccattgaaacATCGTCCCAAGGTCTGACTAGAATTGGTAAAGGAGTATATTCGCCTGGTTTGAACTTGCTCTTCGAAACTTGACTAGTAACACACTTACCCACGATGTTGTGAACATCTTTTTGCAATCGTGGCCATAAGAAATGCTCTTTCAAGATCTCCACGGTCTTAGCCACCCCGAATTGACCAGCTAGCCCTCCACCGTGAGCCTCCCTTACAAGTAGTTCCCGAATAGGATGCTTAGGAACACAAAGTCGATTTCCTTTAAAAGGAAAACCGTCTTGAATCAAATACTCTCCCTTAGCTTCTGATTCGCACTCAAGATATATTGCACCAAAGTCTCCATCTTCACCATAGTAATCTTTCAAAgtttcaaagcccaaaagacgGATATCAAGTGTGGACAGCAAAGTATACCGACGAGATAAAGCATCGGCTACAACATTACTCTTCCCATTTTTATATTTGGATGAAAAGTGAAACGATTGTAAAAATTCCACCCATTTTGCGTGCCTTTGATTCAACTTCTGCGGTCCATTAATATATTTCAAAGATTCTTGGTCGGAATGCAATATAAAGTGGTTAGGACGAAGATAGTGACTCCAATGATCAAGAGCCCGAACAATAGCATAAAATTCTTTATCATAAGTGCAATAATTCAATCTAGCTCCACCCAATTTCTCCGAGAAGTAGGCAATAGACGTTTCCCTTGAATCAAAACGGCCCCTATTCCCacgccactagcatcacactcgaCCTCGAAAGGTTGAGTAAAGTCGGGTAAAGCCAAGATAGGAGCGGTACACAACCGATCCTTAATCGTTTCAAAAGCTTGCTTAGCAGCCCCGCCCCAATTAAAACCTCCTTTATTCAAACACTCCGTTATAGGGCTGGTTATGGTACTGAAATCTCGAATAAATCGGCGATAAAATGAAGCAAGCCCATGAAAAGATCGTACCTCACTAACGGTTTTAGGTTCTGGCCATGATCGAATTGCTTCAATTTTTGATTGATCAACCGAGACACCATCCTTGGACACCACGTATCCCAAGAAAACCACGCTCTCCACAAGAAAAGAGCACTTCTCACGCTTCCCATAAAGTTTCTGATTTCCCAATGTTTCGAACACTTGCctcaaatgttcaaaatgatcATCTATGCTCCTGCTATACACCAATATATCATCAAGATAAACCACAACAAATCTGCCCAAGAAAGATTTAAGTACCTCATTCATCAatctcatgaaggtacttggaGCATTGGTaagaccgaatggcatgacggtccATTCATATAACCCATGCTTCGTTTTGAAGGCTGACTTCCATTCATTACCTTCACGCATccgaatctgatggtaaccactTCTAAGGTCGATTTTTGAGAAGATAACCGAACCATGAAGCTCGTCAAGCATATCATCGAGCCTTGGAATTGGGAAGCGGTATTTGATTGTTATATTATTCACGGCACGACTAtcaacacacattctccatgacccatctttctttggcacaagTAGCACCGGTACAGCACAAGGACTTATACTTTCACGAACATAGCCTCTAGCCATCAATTCATCGATTTGCCTCTGGAGTTCCTTCGTTTCTTTGGGATTATAATGATAAGCAGCCTTATTCGGGAGAGATGAGCCCGGAATAAggtcaatttgatgttcaatgcCCCGAACAGGAGGCAAACCAGCCGGTAATTATTCGGGAAATACATCACTAAACTCCGTAAGGAGTTTTTTCAACTCGGCCattttcctgcaaaacaacattagaACTCGAATTTTCGTTAGCAACCAGTAAGAAAACACGTTCACCACCATCAATAGCACGCTCCACATCCCGTTCTCCAATCAACAACGACATACCAGCCTTGGGGACCGTGTTTGTGGCAGCAACACGGCTGTTTTGAGGTGATaaaggcttgagcacaattcGTTTTCCCTTGTCCTTCAATTCATATTCATTACACCTTCCCCGATGCAACACATCCCGATCAAATTGCCAAGGTCGACCCAACAagatatgacaagcatccatgggtatAACGTCACACAAAATCTCATCAACATACGAACCCATAGTTAAGTTCACACGGGCCTGTTTCGTGACTTTAACACTACTACCATTATCAAGCCAATGCAACGCATAAGGACGAGGATGTTTTGTGGTCTTAAGATCCAATTTAGACATCATTTTAGTAGAGACAACGTtagtacaactccctccatcgatAATTAGACTCACACATCTATCATTCACCTTATAATTAGTATGAAACAGTTGGTTTCGCTGTCCCGACTCAATTGGTTTAGAATCAACTTTCAAAGTTCGCAAAACCAAACTAGTATCGACATGAGGTGCCTCATAACCCTCTACTTCTTCTTCCCCTTCCTCATTATCATTAGAAATCAGAAACTCATTCATTTGTTCCTCCTCGGCCAATAACTCATCCCGACACTCTAAGGCTTCTCTTAAGGTCACAACTCGTTGATTAGGACACGCACTTTGATAATGACCGAATCCTTGACACTTAAAGCATCGAACCTTAGCCAAACTAGTCTCTTTTCCCGGGGTTTTAGAGGACTGACAGGCGGTTTTTTTAGGGTTGCCAGTCGAGGTGCTAGACACGGACTAGTTATTTGGAGTACCGACAAATTTAGACTCGGGTTTAGACCATGATTTAGGCTTACTCGATTCCGAGTTCGACCTGCTCCCATACTTAGGTTTCCCTTGGGATTCAACTTTCAAACAAAGACTACACAAAGTATCAAAATCAGAATATTGGTATAACTCAACCGTGCTAGCAATGTTATAATTTAAACCACGCAAAAATCGAGCAATTTTTTGTTCCTCTATTTCCTCCAATTCACCCATAATAGCAAGATTCTGAAATTCATCTAAATACTCGCTAACACTCAATTTGCCTTGTCTAAAATCAGCGATTCTGCGATAAGTAGACAGCCTATGGGTCGATGGTACATACCTTTTCCGTAGTTTGTGTTTTAGGGACACCCAAGAATCAATTTTCTCCTTGCCTTCTCGGACCCTCTTAGCCTTCATCGCCTCATACCACAACGATGCTCCCTTGCTCAATTTCAGAATTGCAAACTTACACCTCTTATCATCATCCAAGTCTTTGAAATCGAATAAACGATCGATTTTCCGTTCCCACTCCAAATAGGCCTCGGGATCAGCCCCTCCAACGAATGCAGGAAGATCACTCGCCTTGAATGCATCAACAATTCGTTCTCCTCTCCTAGGTTGCCAACGCTCTTCAGTTTCACGAGCATGCTTCAAAGCTTCCCGTAATTGATGAATGAATTCTGGACTGTTGAAGTCTACCGACATAGTCAAACaaggatcaagagccgaagctctgataccacaaatgATACGATTTGAGCAGCGGAATCACACGAATTTGAACAGGTACGCggactgttcgtactaggtacgcgcaATCCTCAAACTGTTcgtttatgtaacacccccatactccaagtgccttaccaggactactcagatataaagatgttaccatctcggttacccgaggcaatgataatcaaataaacaataatgaaaggatatttaaatagtaatactttagcgaaaggttacaatgcaaaaaccaaaccaaatactaatacatgttctcaaaactacATCTCTTGAACTAATCGAAATGTCTATAAAACTAATaggctacaacggaagacttctatcatctgatcgtggcaatcccgactatcccaagactcatgtcataccgctcaatatccgctcaccatccccaaatggatcaccgcaggttttaaaacattaACCGGTCAAGAtactatttacacaagaggtataatcaacaatacaagaactaacacaactcaaacaatcatacacgatcaagcactccactccatctccgtcaccgatcgtccacctggaCCAGCCCGCCCGGTGGGGGAGCGcagcctgttcccacctaagccccgctcatcataccgagcgataacccctgtcccattaatgtgcacatcccttccgtggcgggttccacgaagggcgaaactagggcgtgaagccactcccgcaagtgactccactcaccgagagaacgcatctcgagaaccacagacaaacaatcacaatcacaatcacaacatcgtttgaatcaaccaattatactaattaaagacaacaccacaccacatgtaagtaatgcgagtagggaaaccctacctggaaagcacaatagtCGACGATCTCACAACcaagtcaaaaagcttcctctacgaatcctcctcctaattatacaagcacataattactactatgcacatgacacaacaaaatccccaattcccaatattagggtttaactaactttgacgaaatataataaaaacggtataaaggtcttaccctcgacgcaaggattacaacggtgtaaagacaagtgaaatccgaccttccaaactccgggatatgttaacaatgcgattaaggtgataaacgtagtttgctttctcttctcacagttatttaggttttagaaaagtgattagaatgagtgacgaaaagattatataccttaatcgcataattaacaaaacccgagaaaacaacccccgtaaaccggctactcgatcgagtagccatggtactcgatcgagtacccccctactcgatcgagtatcgtagttactcgatcgagtacccaacaggtcagaaactattttatttcgcaaaactcccttactcgacagagtaaggcctacacgatagagtaccccaagactcataaatacggagtattagagtcttccctccttaaaaagaacttcgtccccgaagttcaaaccaacaGAAagcaaagactcacactacaacactcccgactcaacaaccgaaACAAACCCAACATAAAAACTTGTTACTaactcaaactcaacccgactcaacgacaacaactataccgacacaacataaggagggtataaaaactcttaaaaactctttgcgatcatctcctacccccctaaaagaaacaaggttacgtcctcgtaaccaaacatacctgataaaaaaggaaagggtagcgctctctcatgatctcctctgcctcccatgtagcttcctctgtctcgtggttagaccaaaggatcttaagcaacactgtctcaccactcctagtcttcctaaccttccggtcaaggatctgcttaggtacctcaagatatgataaagactcatctagttctatgctctctgcctctaacacatgtgacaggtcactcacatacttccacagctgtgacacatgaaacacattatgcactctctctaaagcagcaggtaaagccagacggtaagcaacctccccaactcgctctaagatctcataaggaccgatgaacttctgactcagcttgcctttcttcccaaatctcaaaacaccacgcataggagacactttcagaagaaccttatctccaacctgaaactctatatcccggcgatgtagatctgcataactcttttgtcgatcctgagctgctctcatgcgttccctgatcatcttaatctgttcaaccatctcatgtaccatctctggtcctagaaccactgcctcagcactgtcgtcccaacaaatcggactcctgcatctcctctcgtacaaagcctcaaacggtgccatgccaatgctagtgtgatagctgttgttataagaaaactctatcaaatctaacctctgttcccagctaccaccaaagtccatcacacaagctcgtaacatatcctcaagagttttgattgttgtctgagtctgaccgtctgtcgcaggatgaaaagctgtactcatcttcaaagttgtacccaaggattcctgcaactctttccagaaccgtgatataaacctcgcatctctgtcagacactatgtccttagggactccatgtaacttaagcacattctttcgataagccatagccaattgtgctttagtccatgtatctttcattggaacaaagtgagctgacttggtcagtcgatccactatcacccatatcatgttattagcctgttgactctttggtaaacccacgataaaatccatagaaatggattcccacttccactcaggtacctccaaagactgaatcttaccttgtggtcgtcatttgttcccctttaactctctggcatgtcaaacagcgggccacaaactcagctgtttccttgttcatcccaggccaccaaaacgtgttcttcaagtccttgtatagcttgtctccgcctggatgtactgaatatggtgtgcaatgtgcctctgtcataattgtctttttcagctcctcatcattagggacacaccacctaccatcaaacctcaaactaccatctgtgtgaatagaaaatcgggacactgtccctttctctactccagctctccactcaaccatcttaggatccaaagcttgtttacctcgaatatcatcataaagatcaggctgcactgtcaaatctcccacaacaTCTCCTCTctgaatcatatgtatcccaaacttccccacctcatctctcaacctcatcaaagatagagttgtacacagggagtgtacactcttcctactcaaagcatttgcaacgacattggccttcccttcatggtagataatatccatgtcataatcgccaatcagctccatccacctcctctgtctcatgttcaactccttttgagtgaagatgtacttgagactcttgtgatcagaaaataccttaaaggtcgccccataaaggtaatgtctccaaatcttgagagcaaacaccaccgcacccaactctagatcatgtgtagggtagttctcctcatacggcttcaattgcctagaagcataggcaatcaccttaccgttctgcatcaacacacatcccaacccattctttgaggcatctgtataaacctcaaagttctcgatcccttcaggcaatgctaagataggagctgtggtcaaacgctcctttaatgtttggaacgccttttcacaactctcatcccaacgaaacctgttctctttcctcatcaaagctgtcataggtctagctatcttggagaaatctttcacgaaccgtctcgtAGTATccactaaacccaagaaactcctaatctcggcgacattctttggtgcttcccactttgttcTCGCCTCAATATTTGCCGGATCCACAGGTActcctccttagagatcacatgcccttaaaagcaactttctccaacgaactcacacttggacagtttagcatacaactcatggtccctcaacGTACGTaacacgatcctcggatgctcctcatgctcttccttagtcttagagtagactaagatgtcatcgatgaacaccaccacgaacttgtccaaaacTGTctcaagattctgttcatcaaatccataaacacggccggtgcgttagataacccaaacggcatcactacatactcataatgaccatacctcgacgtgaaagttgtctttggtatgtccatctctctaatcttcacttgatgataccccgacctcaaatcaatcttaaaagaggcgatgcaccactcaaccgatcaaacagtcatctatccttggcaaaggatacttgttcttcaccgtcactcggttcagctctctgtaatctatccataacctcaaactcccatccttcttcttcacgaaaagaactggtgctccccacggcgatacactaggtctaatgtatcccttctctatcagatcatctaactgcttccttagctcctccatctctttaggacccatccggtatggtgccttagagattggccccatccccggtttcaactcaacggtgaaatctatctccctcttcggtggcaaccccggaatctcgtcaggaaaaacatcggtaaggactcctacagggagcttatccatgatcctagtggtcaaccccctctcaaacctcagcgccagattctcatcactcaatcccatgtcctcaacatacctagacttctcattaaactgcttatagtactcagccacagacatgtcgatgtcatcttgaacccatcgaactcctccctcgcCCTTGCTTctcacatgctctggcacaaactcttttctcatggccctacggaactcatcccaaggtatagcaggtaagccttggttagcatacatctctctggcactcactttcaccttatcccaacactcaccagctgcctctctcagatagaacgcatcttgctctactctcatctcaacaggacaatgaaccaggtccagtatattctccatctcacgatgccagttgtcaagaaggtttggttccccggttcctttgtactcctttgggttgaacctagctatgtaaaggctgaccttagagtgatcaacctccttatccttattcactttctttaaggcctccgtaagagcatcctggtgctccaacatcttaacaatatcatccgtattcatggcctcagctctcgcatagtaagcgtttctcttaggcggcatcttgaagctatatataagaaagggtagacataaacacatgtactaaacctcaaaacacgaaaacaggctacccaggtgctactcgatcgagtgtcccaacctactcgatcgagtaagaggctactcgatcgagtgcctcccatactcgatcgagtacctcacatgacacaacaaaatccccaattcccaatattagggtttaactaactttgacgaaatataataaaaacggtataaaggtcttaccctcgacgcaaggattacaacggtgtaaagacaagtgaaatccgaccttccaagctccgggatatgttaacaatgcgattaaggtgatgaacgtagtttgctttctcttctcacagtgatttaggttttagaaaagtgattagaatgagtgacgaaaagattatataccttaatcgcataattaacaaaacccgagaaaacaacccccgtaaaccggctactcgatcgagtagccatggtactcgatcgagtacccccctactcgatcgagtatcgtagttactcgatcgagtacccaacaggtcagaaactattttatttcgcaaaactctcttactcgacagagtaaggcctactcgatagagtaccccaagactcataaatacggagtattacagtttaaGACAACGAGAACTACAAAAATAGCGGACTGTttttttggcgaaccgaacgtactaggtaaGACCAGTTCTGATTTTTATGAATAAAGGGGATAGTGTTTGAACAagcaagacctattacttgaacaaagtgagtgagaccaagacctattgatcaacaactcggGAATTTAATCGAAAACGCGTTTCAATCAAATcagttttgtttctaagcaagaaacgattttTGTAAACAAAAGTTTATGCAAATTTCTGGATGATTTTTATTCAAGAACTTGGAGGCATTATATAGCCCCATTGAGCCGTGTAAAGCTAGCAAGGTGAAGAGGTGATCATtcactcttcacttaattacaatcatTAAAACTACTAGTTCATTAAACTTAGACAAACACCAATTTAagctaacattttattgtaaacatAATCTGAAAATGTAAGATAAAAATGTAAACTTGGTCCGTCCTCTCCTTGGTAAACGTGCCACCATCAGCCCCTCTAAACCATACTTAGCAACGCAACAAAGGAAGGATAATTGGAACCTATCGGCTGAAAATTACGAGCCAACATTAGACCATCACCTTGAGTGTTCACAACCAATTCGTCCAGCTCATTAACCAACTCCGAATCATTAGCTTGGTCATTAGCTTGGTTCGCATCATTAGTGCATATAAAATTTGGTTATAATTA
Protein-coding sequences here:
- the LOC141620018 gene encoding uncharacterized protein LOC141620018 gives rise to the protein MSVDFNSPEFIHQLREALKHARETEERWQPRRGERIVDAFKASDLPAFVGGADPEAYLEWERKIDRLFDFKDLDDDKRCKFAILKLSKGASLWYEAMKAKRVREGKEKIDSWVSLKHKLRKRYVPSTHRLSTYRRIADFRQGKLSVSEYLDEFQNLAIMGELEEIEEQKIARFLRGLNYNIASTVELYQYSDFDTLCSLCLKVESQGKPKYGSRSNSESSKPKSWSKPESKFVGTPNN